From Eptesicus fuscus isolate TK198812 chromosome 13, DD_ASM_mEF_20220401, whole genome shotgun sequence, the proteins below share one genomic window:
- the CCDC179 gene encoding coiled-coil domain-containing protein 179 has product MCLHCIGDESTQVNSEGPRNPHPSDVTERQSINKRIQNMKNLKKEKMKLNKRFAKPSPVPEPGLQWP; this is encoded by the exons ATGTGCCTGCATTGTATAGGGGATGAAAGTACCCAAGTTAACTCC GAAGGACCAAGAAATCCTCATCCTTCAGATGTCACTGAAAGGCAG TCCATAAATAAACGTATTCAGAATATGAAAAACctaaagaaagagaagatgaaACTTAATAAGCGGTTTGCAAAGCCTTCTCCTGTTCCAGAACCAGGGCTCCAA TGGCCATAA